In Nostoc sp. GT001, a genomic segment contains:
- a CDS encoding AI-2E family transporter produces MNLGQWIGLIAILLCLYILWQIREVLLLMFAAVVLATTLNRLAKRFQSFGMRRGFAVLLAVAIFFAGVVGFFWLIVPPFAQQFQELTYQVPKGFGRFNSWLDALRTRIPDQLVPYIPDINSLIQQVQPFANRLLGNSFAFVSGSLEVVLKILLVLVLTGMMLADPIAYRKVFVRLFPSFYRRRVDGILDKCEVSLEGWITGAFIAIFVVGVMSLIGLSILHVKAALALSVLAGFFNLIPNLGPTMSVIPAMAIAFLDEPWKAIAVLILYFIIQQIESNFITPVVMAHQVSLLPAITLIAQLFFVTFFGFLGLFLALPLTVVAKIWLQEVLIKDVLDEWGNNHKKETEFVIVSESPRTDDNWTAENPDINENPPIDDDILKK; encoded by the coding sequence GTGAACCTGGGTCAATGGATCGGCTTAATCGCCATACTTCTTTGTTTATACATCCTGTGGCAAATTCGGGAAGTGCTTTTGCTGATGTTTGCCGCAGTTGTGTTAGCCACCACCTTAAATCGCCTAGCGAAACGCTTCCAAAGCTTTGGGATGAGGCGGGGATTCGCCGTACTCCTAGCAGTAGCTATTTTTTTCGCAGGTGTCGTGGGTTTTTTCTGGCTAATTGTGCCGCCATTTGCCCAGCAGTTTCAAGAACTAACATATCAAGTTCCTAAAGGGTTTGGACGCTTTAATAGTTGGCTTGATGCCCTGAGAACTCGTATTCCTGACCAGTTAGTTCCTTATATTCCAGATATCAATAGCCTCATTCAACAAGTACAGCCCTTCGCTAATCGGTTACTGGGAAACTCCTTTGCTTTTGTATCTGGCTCTTTAGAAGTCGTCCTCAAGATTTTGCTAGTGTTGGTTTTAACAGGAATGATGTTAGCCGACCCAATTGCTTATCGCAAAGTATTTGTCCGGCTTTTCCCTTCATTTTATCGGCGACGGGTAGATGGGATTTTAGATAAATGTGAAGTCTCTTTGGAAGGATGGATTACAGGCGCTTTCATCGCCATCTTTGTAGTGGGGGTGATGAGTCTGATTGGCTTATCAATTTTGCATGTCAAGGCAGCACTTGCTTTATCGGTTTTAGCGGGATTTTTTAACTTGATTCCCAATCTGGGGCCAACAATGAGTGTAATCCCAGCAATGGCGATCGCTTTCTTGGATGAACCTTGGAAAGCGATCGCTGTCTTGATTCTCTACTTCATTATTCAACAGATTGAGAGTAATTTCATCACGCCTGTTGTCATGGCGCATCAAGTCTCATTACTGCCAGCCATAACCTTAATTGCCCAGCTATTTTTCGTCACGTTCTTTGGCTTTTTAGGATTATTTCTAGCACTACCTTTAACTGTTGTCGCTAAGATTTGGTTACAAGAGGTGTTAATTAAAGATGTTTTAGATGAATGGGGAAATAATCATAAAAAAGAGACTGAGTTTGTAATAGTTTCTGAATCTCCTAGAACAGATGATAATTGGACGGCAGAAAATCCAGATATAAATGAGAATCCCCCGATTGATGATGATATCTTGAAAAAATAA
- a CDS encoding pyridoxal phosphate-dependent aminotransferase — MESLTSRMQAVQSPIIPVVGELIKNSPGTISLGQGVVSYNPPREAIEFLAKFLAEPANNLYKSVEGIPPLLTALAGKLQAFNGIEINGENCIVVTAGSNMGFMNTILAITNPGDEIILNTPYYFNHEMAIAMAGCGAVLVATDENYQLRPEAIAQAITPKTRAVVTISPNNPTGVVYSEAALRQVNQICAAHSIYHISDEAYEYFTYNGVKHVSPGSFGNSSEYTISLYSFSKAYGFASWRIGYMVIPQHLLVAVKKVQDTILICPPVISQYAALGALQAKKDYLKSHIGAIAQVRQLVLDSLNRLQGLCSIIPANGAFYFFLKVHTQMDAFELVKQLIQEHKVAVIPGTTFGINDGCYLRVAYGALQKETAKEGIERLVQGLETILRS, encoded by the coding sequence ATGGAATCCCTAACCTCTCGTATGCAGGCGGTACAATCGCCAATTATTCCTGTGGTTGGGGAACTGATTAAAAACTCTCCTGGAACCATCTCTCTAGGACAAGGTGTTGTTTCTTACAACCCACCACGTGAAGCCATAGAATTTTTAGCCAAATTCTTAGCCGAACCAGCCAATAATTTATACAAATCAGTTGAGGGAATTCCCCCTTTACTGACAGCACTTGCGGGAAAATTGCAAGCCTTCAACGGGATTGAAATCAACGGGGAAAACTGCATCGTTGTCACAGCAGGGAGCAATATGGGATTTATGAATACCATTCTTGCTATCACTAACCCAGGCGACGAAATTATTCTGAATACGCCCTACTATTTCAACCACGAAATGGCGATCGCAATGGCTGGTTGTGGTGCGGTATTAGTGGCGACGGATGAAAATTACCAACTACGCCCAGAAGCGATCGCTCAAGCAATTACTCCTAAAACACGGGCTGTGGTGACGATTTCACCAAATAATCCCACTGGAGTTGTCTATTCTGAAGCCGCATTGCGCCAAGTAAATCAAATTTGTGCTGCTCACAGTATTTACCACATCAGCGATGAAGCTTATGAATACTTTACATATAACGGTGTAAAACACGTTTCACCTGGCTCATTTGGTAATAGCAGCGAGTACACCATTTCTCTGTATAGCTTTTCTAAAGCATACGGTTTTGCAAGTTGGCGCATTGGCTACATGGTGATTCCCCAACACTTACTTGTTGCCGTTAAAAAAGTCCAGGATACAATTTTGATTTGCCCGCCAGTCATTTCTCAATATGCAGCTTTAGGGGCATTGCAGGCAAAAAAGGATTATTTGAAGAGTCATATAGGAGCCATTGCTCAAGTACGCCAACTAGTATTAGACTCCCTTAATCGTCTACAAGGCTTATGTAGTATTATTCCTGCCAATGGTGCGTTCTATTTTTTCCTCAAAGTTCATACCCAGATGGATGCTTTTGAGTTAGTCAAACAACTGATCCAGGAACATAAAGTAGCAGTTATTCCAGGTACAACCTTTGGCATAAATGACGGATGCTATCTACGTGTCGCCTATGGGGCGCTGCAAAAAGAGACAGCAAAAGAAGGTATAGAAAGATTAGTACAAGGTTTGGAAACTATACTTAGGAGTTAG
- a CDS encoding secondary thiamine-phosphate synthase enzyme YjbQ, whose translation MPIIHKLIEIETEPKINIHHITSQIQDFIASTSIKNGQVLVFSQHTTTALSINENEVRLLEDIKVFLQKLAPESNRYLHNDLHLRDVPEDEPINAHSHLMAIMLNTSEIIPIVDGKLALGTWQSVLFFELDGPRKRTVFVQISGE comes from the coding sequence ATGCCAATTATTCATAAGTTAATTGAAATTGAAACTGAGCCAAAAATTAATATTCATCATATCACCTCACAAATTCAAGATTTTATTGCCTCAACATCAATTAAAAATGGACAAGTTTTAGTATTTTCTCAACACACGACAACAGCGTTATCTATCAACGAAAATGAAGTCAGATTATTAGAAGATATAAAAGTGTTCTTGCAAAAATTAGCACCAGAATCAAACCGCTATTTGCATAATGATTTGCATTTAAGAGATGTCCCGGAAGATGAACCGATTAATGCTCACTCTCATTTAATGGCAATAATGCTGAACACTAGTGAGATAATTCCCATTGTGGATGGGAAATTAGCTTTGGGAACCTGGCAATCTGTGTTGTTTTTTGAGTTGGATGGCCCGCGTAAAAGAACAGTATTTGTACAAATTTCTGGCGAATAA
- a CDS encoding aromatic ring-hydroxylating dioxygenase subunit alpha → MKNNDNFVLRNTWYYALPSDQIKPGMMISRIFLGEPVLLVRSQDGKVSAMTDICPHRGVPLSCGRFNGQEVECCYHGWRFNSAGRCTAIPSLVEEQQMDLSRFDVQSYTIREAQGNIWIYMPDPDNPQPASEMEIPVIPGFGDRSHQFVEVVKFPCFIDHAVVGLMDPAHSPYVHRAWWWRNEQLHEEVKQFDASPYGFTMRRHRLPANGGRLYWLIGGGVPETEISFRLPGVRIEETTIGNNRVVNLTAVTPISDTETEVTFALYWTLPWVGFFKPLLHVLARTFIGQDRTVVEKQQIGLKYNPVLRLIKDSDMQAQWYYQLKREYARSVAERREFVNPVKGQILRWRA, encoded by the coding sequence ATGAAAAATAACGATAATTTTGTATTACGTAATACTTGGTACTATGCTCTGCCTAGCGATCAAATCAAGCCAGGTATGATGATCAGCCGCATTTTCTTAGGAGAACCGGTGCTGTTAGTTCGTAGCCAGGATGGCAAAGTGTCTGCGATGACGGACATTTGCCCCCATCGTGGTGTGCCCTTGAGTTGTGGGAGATTCAATGGGCAAGAAGTTGAATGCTGTTACCACGGTTGGCGCTTTAACTCCGCTGGGCGCTGTACTGCGATACCTTCTCTTGTAGAGGAACAGCAAATGGATTTGAGTCGGTTCGACGTGCAGTCATACACAATCCGCGAAGCCCAAGGGAATATCTGGATATATATGCCCGATCCCGATAACCCTCAACCTGCATCTGAGATGGAAATTCCGGTAATACCAGGCTTTGGCGATCGTTCTCACCAGTTCGTAGAGGTGGTAAAATTCCCTTGTTTTATAGATCATGCAGTAGTAGGTCTGATGGACCCGGCTCATTCACCTTATGTTCATCGTGCTTGGTGGTGGCGAAATGAGCAATTACACGAAGAGGTAAAGCAATTTGATGCTTCGCCCTACGGCTTTACGATGCGACGACACCGATTACCAGCGAATGGGGGTCGGTTATACTGGCTGATTGGCGGTGGTGTCCCAGAAACGGAGATTTCCTTTCGTTTACCTGGAGTCAGAATCGAAGAAACCACCATTGGTAATAATCGAGTCGTTAATTTGACGGCAGTTACACCAATTTCAGACACAGAAACGGAGGTAACTTTTGCTCTTTACTGGACACTTCCTTGGGTGGGATTTTTCAAGCCACTGTTACATGTGCTGGCGCGGACTTTCATTGGCCAAGACCGAACGGTTGTAGAAAAGCAGCAAATTGGTTTGAAATATAACCCTGTGCTACGGCTGATTAAAGACTCAGATATGCAGGCGCAGTGGTATTACCAGTTAAAGCGGGAGTATGCTCGATCTGTCGCTGAAAGACGAGAATTTGTCAATCCTGTCAAGGGTCAAATACTCCGCTGGCGTGCTTAA
- a CDS encoding SDR family oxidoreductase codes for MTSASYIFLAGASRGVGREIAQYLTAQQLKVKALLRTAAVASELETMGIEVVQGDALNIGDVERAMLTDTPIHTVISTIGGLPSDVERPDYPGNRNLIDAAVKAGVQKFILVSSIGAGNSVVAASPQVLEVLGKVLAEKDKAEQHLIASGLTYTIIRPGGLKSEPATGNGVLTEDPHIIGSINRADVAQLVGRSLNSQRANNKILSAVDRNMLFGQREFAEFTLE; via the coding sequence ATGACAAGTGCATCTTATATTTTTTTAGCTGGAGCAAGTCGCGGTGTTGGTCGAGAAATTGCTCAATATCTCACAGCGCAACAGCTAAAAGTCAAAGCACTCCTGAGAACAGCAGCAGTTGCTAGTGAACTAGAAACAATGGGTATTGAAGTAGTTCAGGGAGATGCCTTGAATATTGGCGATGTCGAACGCGCAATGCTGACAGATACACCTATTCACACCGTTATCAGTACAATTGGCGGTTTACCATCAGATGTAGAAAGACCAGATTACCCTGGTAATAGAAATCTGATCGATGCAGCAGTTAAAGCTGGAGTGCAAAAGTTTATTCTTGTATCTTCCATCGGTGCTGGCAATAGTGTTGTTGCTGCCTCACCCCAAGTTTTAGAGGTACTGGGAAAAGTTTTAGCTGAGAAAGACAAAGCCGAACAACACTTAATTGCCAGTGGACTCACCTATACAATTATCCGTCCTGGTGGACTAAAGTCAGAACCAGCAACGGGTAATGGCGTTTTAACCGAAGATCCGCACATTATTGGTAGCATCAATCGTGCAGATGTGGCGCAGTTAGTTGGTCGTAGTTTAAATAGCCAACGCGCTAATAATAAAATATTGTCAGCCGTAGACCGAAATATGCTGTTCGGACAAAGAGAATTTGCCGAATTTACTTTGGAGTAA
- a CDS encoding WD40 repeat domain-containing protein translates to MQMDWISLLKAQQTDFLQRVKKPKTYDLSLLESQVKGCHTEVIAFWGEPLARLQELSRQQAEVLAKNPPPTPPEYPEPPDWTIPFPKYFQQQAQDYLLREHIVDRVITERLGKLVKKVSQDTLQNMILDDEGNLCGESKFPYILKDHPQISVQVYVADGESFNGIKKDKIRWSVTQEDLKNHQVLIFLCLFYPSTGNLGYEKQSVITGFLPTNQLEFPEPKLYVTPSNLLYAGGLSWYLESLMGKKDTSPVINERAIAHTIQTLPSEHCLKAIVGDWECWQTLQGHTRGINCLAFSSGCNNGKALPILASGSRGETKLWDLSKGELIETLSEYPWVISGLVDEVNSLAFSSDGQTLVSCGADSTIKLWHVGALDLIDILHKHNGVVRCAAFTPDGRMLATGGDDRKILFWDLMHRQVAIALSLDDTAAHSLVLSRDGETLVTGSYRKIKVWRTSPQTGIKSLKDAQPLHTLMGHSHIVCSLAISADGKLLVSGSWDQTIKVWQLETGELLHTLKGHRDRVYAIALSPDGKIIASGSADKTIKLWHLPTGELLGTFTGHGNIVTALAFTASGEMLVSGSLDKTIKIWQRS, encoded by the coding sequence ATGCAGATGGATTGGATTAGCTTACTCAAAGCTCAACAAACTGACTTTCTTCAACGTGTGAAAAAACCTAAAACTTACGACTTATCTTTGCTGGAAAGTCAAGTTAAAGGTTGTCACACTGAAGTTATAGCCTTTTGGGGCGAGCCATTGGCTAGACTCCAAGAACTTTCTCGCCAGCAAGCAGAAGTTCTCGCCAAAAATCCGCCGCCAACCCCGCCGGAATATCCTGAGCCTCCTGACTGGACGATACCTTTTCCCAAATACTTCCAACAACAAGCCCAAGATTATCTTTTGCGGGAGCATATTGTTGACAGGGTGATAACTGAACGCTTGGGCAAGTTAGTAAAAAAGGTGTCACAAGATACTTTGCAAAACATGATTTTAGATGATGAGGGAAATTTGTGTGGCGAAAGTAAATTTCCTTATATACTCAAAGATCATCCTCAGATAAGTGTTCAAGTTTACGTTGCTGATGGAGAAAGTTTTAATGGTATTAAGAAAGACAAAATTAGGTGGTCTGTTACTCAAGAAGATTTAAAAAATCACCAAGTATTAATTTTTCTGTGTTTATTTTATCCATCTACAGGTAATTTAGGTTACGAGAAGCAAAGCGTAATAACAGGTTTTTTACCTACAAATCAACTTGAATTTCCTGAACCAAAACTGTATGTCACTCCGAGTAATTTGTTATATGCAGGGGGGTTAAGTTGGTATTTAGAATCACTTATGGGTAAAAAAGACACGTCGCCAGTAATTAATGAGAGAGCGATCGCACATACAATACAGACTCTACCATCAGAACATTGTCTCAAGGCTATAGTCGGTGACTGGGAATGCTGGCAGACTTTGCAAGGACACACCAGAGGCATTAATTGCCTAGCTTTCAGTTCTGGGTGCAATAATGGCAAAGCCTTACCCATATTGGCGAGTGGTAGTCGTGGAGAAACTAAACTCTGGGATTTAAGCAAGGGTGAATTAATAGAGACATTATCAGAATATCCTTGGGTAATATCTGGGCTGGTGGATGAAGTGAATTCCCTAGCTTTTAGTTCAGATGGACAGACTTTAGTCAGTTGCGGTGCAGATTCGACAATTAAGCTTTGGCACGTAGGTGCTTTAGACTTGATAGATATTTTGCACAAACACAATGGGGTAGTGCGGTGTGCTGCTTTCACCCCAGATGGCAGAATGTTAGCGACGGGTGGAGATGATAGAAAAATTCTATTTTGGGATTTGATGCATCGTCAGGTTGCGATCGCACTTTCTTTAGATGATACAGCGGCTCATTCCCTAGTTTTAAGTCGAGACGGCGAAACTCTAGTTACAGGTAGCTACCGCAAAATCAAAGTTTGGCGCACTTCACCCCAAACGGGAATCAAAAGTTTAAAAGATGCACAACCACTACACACCCTCATGGGTCATTCTCACATCGTTTGTTCCTTAGCAATCAGTGCAGATGGTAAACTGCTCGTGAGTGGTAGTTGGGATCAAACGATTAAAGTTTGGCAATTGGAGACTGGGGAATTACTTCATACCCTTAAAGGACATCGAGATAGGGTATATGCGATCGCTTTAAGTCCCGATGGAAAAATTATCGCCAGCGGTAGTGCTGATAAAACTATCAAGTTGTGGCATTTACCAACCGGGGAATTGCTGGGTACATTTACAGGTCATGGGAATATAGTCACAGCATTAGCCTTCACAGCTTCCGGTGAAATGTTAGTCAGCGGTAGTTTGGATAAGACAATTAAAATTTGGCAACGCAGTTAA
- a CDS encoding NHLP bacteriocin system secretion protein, which translates to MINQKSNLFRKEALERISSPEELDQIMQVVSPKKWLPLVAVGSLVASGLTWSFLGRIPITVMGTGIIVYPSTITSFQSPIAGRLRTVNVRVGDFVNRGDVLATLDQSELMKQLQLVRLKLEQLQQENRDANSVQRLRQNADKQALIQQRQSLQQSLQTVQKFTPILREKGLNSIQRDRTSQIQSLQSLRELLPTFKQRLDNRKQLLKEGAISGDTVLQSQQDYLNAVRQINEAESQLKQLDVKEADAQRQYLENLNSIKDLESQLKQLDSKEATLAQQDLEAVTIRKKEIQEVQRNITQLALQLSSNSLIKSTYSGRVLEISATPGQVVLQGTPIGAIAAQKRSVQLESVAFFPVGDGKQIQPGMKLQVTPSTVQRERFGGIIGAVTDVSAFPVTKEGALSVVGSSEFVQGLMSQGLQILITARLQPDTSTVSRYKWSSSKGPEMKVTSGTTTSVQVTVEERAPITFVLPILRSWSGVY; encoded by the coding sequence GTGATTAATCAAAAAAGCAACCTATTCCGCAAAGAAGCTTTAGAGCGTATTTCTTCACCTGAAGAACTAGATCAAATTATGCAGGTAGTCAGCCCCAAAAAGTGGCTACCTCTAGTTGCTGTTGGTTCCTTGGTGGCATCTGGGCTGACTTGGAGTTTTTTAGGTCGAATTCCAATTACGGTGATGGGTACTGGCATCATAGTCTATCCCAGTACAATTACTTCGTTTCAGTCACCGATCGCAGGCAGATTGCGAACAGTCAACGTTCGGGTTGGCGATTTTGTCAACAGAGGAGATGTGCTGGCGACTCTAGACCAAAGCGAACTCATGAAACAGCTACAGTTAGTGCGCTTAAAACTAGAGCAACTACAGCAAGAGAATCGCGATGCCAACTCAGTGCAACGACTGCGGCAGAATGCAGATAAACAGGCGCTGATACAGCAACGCCAAAGTTTGCAGCAAAGTCTCCAAACAGTACAAAAATTCACGCCAATTTTAAGGGAAAAAGGGCTGAACTCGATCCAACGCGATCGCACTAGCCAAATACAAAGCCTACAATCTCTACGGGAACTGCTGCCGACTTTCAAACAGAGATTAGACAACCGGAAGCAGCTATTAAAAGAGGGAGCGATTTCTGGGGATACAGTCTTACAGTCACAGCAAGATTACTTAAATGCTGTCAGGCAAATTAATGAAGCCGAATCCCAACTCAAGCAATTGGATGTCAAAGAAGCAGATGCCCAACGTCAATATTTAGAAAATCTCAACTCAATCAAAGATTTGGAAAGCCAGTTAAAGCAACTAGATAGTAAAGAAGCGACATTGGCACAACAAGATTTAGAAGCCGTAACAATCCGCAAGAAAGAAATTCAGGAAGTGCAGCGCAACATTACGCAATTGGCGCTGCAACTATCGAGTAACAGCTTAATCAAAAGCACTTACTCAGGAAGAGTGTTAGAAATCTCAGCAACACCGGGGCAGGTTGTCTTACAGGGTACACCCATAGGAGCGATCGCCGCACAAAAGCGATCGGTGCAACTAGAAAGTGTGGCATTTTTTCCCGTCGGAGATGGTAAGCAAATTCAACCAGGGATGAAGTTACAAGTCACACCTAGTACAGTGCAACGGGAACGCTTTGGCGGTATTATTGGTGCTGTCACAGATGTCTCAGCTTTTCCCGTTACCAAAGAAGGTGCATTAAGTGTGGTAGGCAGTTCCGAATTCGTCCAAGGTTTGATGTCACAAGGGCTACAGATTTTAATTACCGCCCGACTACAACCAGACACTTCCACAGTCAGCCGCTACAAATGGTCTTCTTCCAAAGGGCCAGAGATGAAAGTAACTTCTGGAACTACTACCTCTGTACAAGTCACCGTCGAAGAACGTGCGCCAATTACATTTGTGCTGCCAATTTTGCGATCGTGGAGTGGGGTTTATTGA